In Mycobacterium sp. Aquia_216, a genomic segment contains:
- a CDS encoding acetyl/propionyl/methylcrotonyl-CoA carboxylase subunit alpha, producing MASHASSRISKVLVANRGEIAVRVIRAARDAGLSSVAVYAEPDAEAPHVRLADEAFALGGQTSAESYLDFGKILDAAAKSGANAIHPGYGFLSENADFAQAVLDANLIWIGPSPQSIRDLGDKVTARHIAARAQAPLVPGTPDPVKDADEVVAFAKEYGVPIAIKAAFGGGGRGMKVARSIEEIPELFESATREAVAAFGRGECFVERYLDKPRHVEAQVIADQHGNVVVAGTRDCSLQRRFQKLVEEAPAPFLTDAQRKEIHESAKRICKEAHYYGAGTVEYLVGQDGLISFLEVNTRLQVEHPVTEETAGIDLVRQQFKIANGEKLDVTEDPTPRGHAIEFRINGEDAGRGFLPAPGPVTRYDIPTGPGVRLDSGVEAGSVIGGQFDSMLSKLIVYGATREEALARSRRALDEFHIEGLATVIPFHRAVVSDPAFIGDDNGFTVHTRWIETEWDNTVEPYTAGEPLDEEEARPRQKVVVEVDGRRLEVSLPGDLALSNGAADPAGVVRKKPKPRKRGAHGGAAASGDAVTAPMQGTVVKVAVEEGQQVAVGDLVVVLEAMKMENPVTAHKEGTITGLAVEPGAAITQGTVLAEIK from the coding sequence GTGGCTAGTCACGCCAGCTCAAGGATCTCCAAGGTTCTCGTTGCCAACCGCGGCGAGATCGCTGTCCGGGTGATCCGGGCGGCCCGCGATGCGGGCCTGTCCAGCGTGGCCGTCTACGCCGAACCCGACGCCGAGGCGCCGCACGTGCGGCTGGCCGACGAGGCGTTCGCGCTGGGCGGTCAGACGTCCGCGGAGTCCTACCTGGACTTCGGCAAGATCCTCGACGCGGCGGCCAAGTCCGGCGCCAACGCCATCCATCCCGGCTACGGCTTCCTGTCGGAGAACGCCGACTTCGCCCAGGCGGTGCTGGACGCCAACCTGATCTGGATCGGGCCCAGCCCGCAGTCGATCCGCGACCTCGGCGACAAGGTCACCGCCCGCCACATCGCCGCCCGCGCCCAGGCCCCACTGGTGCCCGGCACCCCCGACCCGGTCAAGGACGCCGACGAAGTGGTGGCCTTCGCCAAGGAGTACGGCGTGCCGATCGCGATCAAGGCGGCCTTCGGCGGCGGCGGCCGCGGCATGAAGGTGGCCCGCAGCATCGAGGAGATCCCCGAGCTGTTCGAGTCGGCCACCCGTGAGGCCGTCGCGGCGTTCGGTCGCGGCGAGTGCTTCGTCGAGCGCTACCTGGACAAGCCGCGCCACGTGGAGGCCCAGGTGATCGCCGACCAGCACGGCAACGTCGTCGTCGCCGGCACCCGCGACTGCTCGCTGCAGCGCCGTTTCCAGAAGCTGGTGGAAGAGGCCCCGGCGCCGTTCCTCACCGACGCGCAGCGCAAGGAGATTCACGAATCCGCCAAGCGCATCTGCAAAGAGGCGCACTACTACGGCGCGGGCACCGTCGAATACCTGGTCGGCCAGGACGGCCTGATCTCGTTCCTGGAGGTCAACACCCGGCTGCAGGTCGAGCACCCGGTCACCGAGGAAACCGCGGGCATCGACCTGGTGCGCCAGCAGTTCAAGATCGCCAACGGCGAAAAGCTGGACGTCACCGAAGACCCGACGCCACGCGGGCACGCGATCGAGTTCCGGATCAACGGCGAGGACGCCGGCCGCGGCTTCCTGCCCGCTCCCGGTCCGGTCACCCGCTACGACATCCCCACCGGGCCCGGTGTCCGACTGGACTCCGGTGTCGAGGCCGGGTCGGTGATCGGCGGTCAGTTCGACTCGATGCTGTCCAAGCTGATCGTGTACGGCGCCACCCGCGAGGAGGCCCTGGCCCGTTCCCGCCGGGCGCTGGACGAATTCCACATCGAAGGCCTGGCGACGGTCATCCCGTTCCACCGCGCCGTCGTGTCCGACCCCGCGTTCATCGGCGACGACAACGGCTTCACGGTGCACACCCGCTGGATCGAAACGGAGTGGGACAACACCGTCGAGCCATACACGGCCGGCGAGCCCCTCGACGAGGAGGAGGCACGGCCGCGGCAGAAGGTGGTCGTCGAGGTCGACGGCCGTCGCCTCGAGGTGTCGCTGCCCGGGGATCTGGCGCTGTCCAATGGCGCCGCCGATCCGGCCGGTGTCGTCCGCAAGAAGCCGAAGCCCCGCAAGCGCGGCGCGCACGGCGGTGCGGCGGCCTCCGGTGACGCGGTCACCGCGCCCATGCAGGGCACCGTGGTCAAGGTCGCGGTCGAGGAAGGACAGCAGGTCGCCGTCGGCGACCTGGTCGTGGTCCTCGAGGCGATGAAGATGGAGAACCCGGTCACCGCGCACAAGGAGGGCACCATCACCGGCCTCGCGGTCGAGCCGGGCGCTGCCATCACTCAGGGCACGGTGCTCGCCGAGATCAAGTAG
- a CDS encoding SufE family protein — translation MSLPAALAEVVSDFAEVQGQDKLKLLLEFADELPDLPDDLAEAAMEPVPECQSPLFLHVDAHDPNRVRLYFSAPAEAPTTRGFASILAAGLDRQPAADILAVPEDFYSELGLAALISPLRLRGMSAMLTRIKRRLRETG, via the coding sequence ATGAGTCTGCCCGCTGCCTTGGCCGAGGTGGTGTCCGACTTCGCCGAAGTCCAGGGCCAGGACAAGCTGAAGCTTTTGCTGGAGTTCGCTGACGAGCTGCCGGACCTGCCCGACGATCTGGCCGAAGCGGCGATGGAACCGGTTCCCGAGTGCCAGTCGCCGCTGTTTTTGCATGTCGACGCGCACGACCCGAACCGGGTGCGGTTGTATTTCAGCGCTCCCGCCGAGGCGCCGACGACGCGCGGATTTGCCTCGATCCTGGCCGCGGGCCTCGATCGGCAACCCGCCGCCGACATCCTGGCGGTGCCCGAGGACTTCTACAGCGAGCTGGGCCTGGCGGCTCTGATCAGCCCCCTGCGGCTGCGCGGCATGTCGGCGATGCTGACCCGGATCAAACGACGATTGCGCGAGACGGGTTGA
- a CDS encoding sulfurtransferase: MSLPPDSSPTLSGYAHPERLVTADWLSGHMGSPGLAIVESDEDVLLYDVGHIPGAVKIDWHTDLNDPRVRDYISGEQFAELMNRKGIARDDTVVIYGDKSNWWAAYALWVFTLFGHPDVRLLNGGRDLWLSERRDTSLEVPTKTSTGYPVVARNDAPIRAFKDDVLDILGTQPLIDVRSPDEYTGKRTHMPDYPEEGALRAGHIPTARSIPWGKAVDESGRFRSREELEELYGFLQPDDKTVVYCRIGERSSHTWFVLTHLLGKAGVRNYDGSWTEWGNTVRVPIVAGDSPGAVPA; this comes from the coding sequence GTGTCGCTTCCTCCCGATTCAAGCCCGACCTTGTCGGGCTACGCCCACCCCGAACGATTAGTCACGGCTGACTGGTTGTCCGGCCACATGGGCTCGCCCGGTCTGGCGATCGTCGAATCCGACGAGGACGTGTTGCTCTACGACGTCGGCCACATCCCCGGCGCGGTCAAGATCGACTGGCACACCGACCTCAACGACCCCCGGGTCCGCGACTACATCTCCGGTGAGCAGTTCGCGGAGCTGATGAACCGCAAGGGGATCGCCCGCGACGACACCGTCGTGATCTACGGCGACAAGAGCAACTGGTGGGCGGCCTATGCGCTGTGGGTCTTCACGTTGTTCGGCCACCCGGACGTGCGACTGCTCAACGGCGGGCGTGACCTTTGGCTGTCCGAGCGACGCGACACCAGCTTGGAGGTGCCGACCAAGACCTCTACCGGCTACCCCGTCGTCGCACGCAACGACGCGCCGATCCGTGCCTTCAAGGACGACGTGCTGGACATCCTGGGCACCCAGCCGCTGATCGACGTGCGCTCACCCGACGAGTACACCGGCAAGCGCACGCACATGCCCGACTACCCCGAAGAAGGCGCGCTGCGCGCCGGCCACATTCCCACCGCCCGGTCGATTCCGTGGGGCAAGGCGGTCGACGAGAGCGGCCGGTTCCGCAGCCGAGAGGAACTCGAAGAGCTCTACGGCTTCCTGCAACCCGACGACAAGACCGTCGTCTACTGCCGGATCGGTGAGCGCTCCAGCCACACCTGGTTCGTGCTCACCCATTTGCTGGGCAAGGCCGGAGTCCGTAACTACGACGGCTCGTGGACCGAGTGGGGCAACACCGTGCGGGTGCCGATCGTCGCGGGCGACAGCCCGGGAGCAGTACCGGCCTGA
- a CDS encoding peptidoglycan DD-metalloendopeptidase family protein — translation MRILAVTRAHNAGETLANTLDSLATFCDDIYAIDDRSTDDTAAILANHPAVTNVVRARADLPSTPWLIPESTGLELLYRMADFCRPDWIVMVDADWTFQIDVDIRDVLARTPQDVAALMCPMESRWDDPEYPDMVPVMGTAEALRGPFWRWRPGLYAGAKLMHNAHWPANITDHGRIGQLDGTRLTHNGWSTLEERISRVRHYMRLDPDSRHNFGVAYDRSLLFGYALDEVSLLKADYQRRVRGDFDRIEPRARLPIEAEPRAIGRGYGPRPDGFHPGVDFAADPGSPIYAVISGTVCCAGDVDHLYSVTIAEGDTEIRYVFRPGDDTQIALGDRIDAGTRIGSIGAEDQSSDGFLHFETRVGRAHVNPLRYLGNMGLRPWPPPGRLRAVAGHYPPATPCTITADE, via the coding sequence CTGCGGATTCTGGCGGTTACGCGTGCCCACAACGCCGGGGAGACCTTGGCCAACACCTTGGACTCGCTGGCCACCTTCTGCGACGACATCTACGCGATCGACGACCGCAGCACCGACGACACCGCTGCGATTCTGGCGAACCACCCGGCGGTCACGAATGTTGTTCGCGCGCGGGCAGATCTACCGTCCACACCATGGTTGATCCCCGAGTCCACTGGGCTGGAGCTGCTGTACCGGATGGCCGATTTCTGTCGCCCGGACTGGATCGTGATGGTCGACGCCGACTGGACTTTCCAGATCGACGTCGACATCCGTGATGTGCTGGCCCGCACACCGCAGGACGTAGCGGCGTTGATGTGTCCGATGGAGTCCCGCTGGGACGATCCCGAATACCCGGACATGGTGCCCGTGATGGGCACCGCCGAGGCGCTGCGCGGGCCGTTCTGGCGTTGGCGCCCGGGGCTGTATGCGGGAGCCAAGTTGATGCACAATGCGCACTGGCCGGCCAACATCACCGATCACGGTCGGATAGGGCAGCTGGACGGAACCCGCTTGACGCACAACGGATGGTCGACGCTGGAGGAACGGATCTCCCGAGTCCGGCACTACATGCGGCTCGATCCGGATTCTCGGCACAACTTCGGCGTCGCCTACGATCGGTCCCTGTTGTTCGGCTACGCGCTCGACGAGGTCAGCCTCCTCAAAGCGGACTACCAGCGGCGGGTGCGCGGCGACTTCGACCGCATCGAGCCGCGGGCGCGGCTGCCGATCGAGGCGGAGCCACGCGCGATCGGCCGCGGATACGGACCCCGCCCGGACGGCTTCCATCCCGGCGTCGACTTCGCCGCCGACCCCGGCAGCCCGATCTACGCCGTCATATCCGGAACTGTTTGCTGCGCAGGCGATGTCGATCACCTCTACTCGGTGACCATCGCAGAGGGCGATACCGAGATCCGCTACGTGTTTCGGCCCGGTGACGACACACAAATCGCGCTCGGTGATCGAATTGATGCGGGAACCAGGATCGGCAGCATCGGCGCCGAAGACCAATCAAGCGACGGTTTCCTGCATTTTGAGACCAGGGTTGGGCGCGCACACGTCAATCCGCTGCGCTATCTGGGCAACATGGGGCTGCGGCCTTGGCCGCCGCCGGGGCGGCTGCGCGCAGTGGCGGGCCACTACCCGCCCGCCACACCATGCACAATCACCGCCGACGAGTGA
- a CDS encoding class I SAM-dependent methyltransferase → MMRTDGDSWDLASHVGATATLVAAGRARATSSPDALIEDPFAEPLVRAVGIEFLVRWATGELRASDVDDPEAAWGLERMTTDLVARTRYFDDFLADATATGIRQAVILASGLDARGYRLPWPPGMAVFEIDQPDVLAFKAETLARLGAEPTAQLRMVPADLRDDWPVALLRSGFDPTLPTAWIAEGLFGYLPPEAQDRLLDNVTGLSAPASRMAIEAFVGSPELDSGRVQEIIRSATRSWRDHGFDLDICSLNYPGARSEVSGYLDNHGWQSVGTTAAQLLADHDLLGMHGDYVAPSDKPSYYSSVLAA, encoded by the coding sequence GTGATGCGTACAGACGGCGATAGCTGGGATCTCGCGAGCCATGTCGGCGCGACAGCCACGCTGGTGGCCGCAGGCCGCGCCAGGGCCACCAGTTCGCCCGACGCGTTGATCGAGGACCCGTTCGCCGAACCACTGGTCCGCGCGGTGGGGATCGAATTCCTTGTCAGATGGGCCACCGGAGAGCTCCGCGCGTCCGACGTCGACGATCCCGAAGCGGCTTGGGGTCTCGAGCGCATGACCACCGATTTGGTGGCCCGCACTCGCTACTTCGACGACTTCCTTGCCGACGCAACAGCCACCGGAATTCGGCAGGCCGTGATCCTGGCGTCAGGACTCGACGCGCGCGGCTACCGACTGCCGTGGCCGCCGGGGATGGCAGTGTTCGAGATCGATCAGCCGGACGTGCTGGCGTTCAAGGCCGAAACGCTGGCACGGCTGGGTGCCGAGCCCACGGCGCAGCTGCGGATGGTGCCAGCCGACCTGCGGGACGACTGGCCGGTCGCGCTGCTGCGCAGCGGATTCGACCCGACGTTACCGACCGCCTGGATCGCCGAAGGATTATTCGGTTATCTGCCCCCGGAAGCTCAGGATCGCTTGCTGGACAACGTTACCGGTCTCAGCGCGCCGGCAAGCCGGATGGCCATCGAGGCGTTCGTGGGGTCGCCGGAACTGGACTCCGGGCGGGTCCAAGAGATCATCCGCAGTGCGACTCGCAGCTGGCGTGACCATGGATTCGACCTGGACATCTGCTCGCTGAATTATCCCGGGGCCCGCAGCGAGGTCTCGGGCTACCTCGACAACCACGGGTGGCAGTCGGTCGGGACCACGGCCGCGCAGCTGCTGGCCGATCACGACCTTCTCGGGATGCACGGCGATTACGTAGCGCCCTCCGACAAGCCCAGCTACTACAGTTCGGTTCTCGCGGCTTAA
- a CDS encoding class I SAM-dependent methyltransferase: MPRTDDDSWDLASGVGVTATIVAAGRAMATRDPRGLVNDPFAEPLVRAVGLDFFTKMMDGELDLAAIADVSPTVAQAMVDGNAVRTRYFDEYFGNATEGGIRQVAILASGLDARAYRLPWPTGTVVYEIDQPQVLEFKTTTLANLGAEPSATRRAVPIDLRADWLTPLQAAGFDPAAPTAWLAEGLLIYLKPEAQDRLFDNITALSAPGSRVATEFVCSIVDFDAERARTISDPFRDNGVDVDLASLIYAGQRNHVLDYLAALGWQLEGVPLTELFRRSGIDVLAPDDDDTIFISGALTDQPR; the protein is encoded by the coding sequence ATGCCCCGCACCGACGACGACAGCTGGGATCTGGCGTCAGGCGTCGGCGTCACCGCGACCATTGTCGCGGCCGGGCGCGCGATGGCCACCAGAGATCCACGCGGTTTGGTCAACGATCCGTTCGCCGAACCTCTGGTCCGCGCAGTGGGGTTGGATTTCTTCACCAAGATGATGGACGGCGAACTCGACCTGGCCGCGATCGCGGACGTCTCACCGACCGTGGCACAGGCGATGGTCGACGGAAACGCGGTGCGCACGAGGTACTTTGACGAATACTTCGGCAACGCCACCGAGGGGGGGATTCGGCAAGTGGCGATCCTCGCGTCCGGGCTGGACGCGCGGGCCTACCGTCTGCCGTGGCCGACCGGGACGGTCGTTTACGAGATCGACCAACCACAAGTCTTGGAGTTCAAGACGACGACCTTGGCCAACCTGGGCGCCGAACCCTCCGCCACTCGGCGCGCCGTGCCCATCGACTTGCGCGCGGATTGGCTAACGCCATTGCAAGCCGCGGGCTTCGACCCGGCAGCACCGACGGCATGGCTGGCCGAGGGGTTACTGATTTATCTCAAGCCGGAGGCCCAGGACCGGCTGTTCGACAACATCACCGCACTCAGCGCCCCCGGAAGTAGGGTAGCCACCGAATTCGTTTGCAGTATCGTCGATTTCGACGCCGAGCGGGCGCGGACCATATCCGACCCGTTCCGCGACAACGGCGTCGACGTCGACTTGGCTTCGTTGATCTACGCCGGCCAACGCAACCACGTCCTCGACTACCTCGCCGCCTTGGGCTGGCAGCTCGAAGGCGTTCCGCTAACCGAGCTGTTTCGGCGCAGTGGCATCGATGTGCTCGCACCAGACGACGACGACACCATCTTCATCAGCGGCGCCCTGACCGACCAGCCGCGGTGA
- a CDS encoding serine hydrolase domain-containing protein, with protein MAVRRGRATVTACVRALDRLPGEISAAVVETGRRAELGMAFDELDAKIDAGMDAYAIPGVAVAIWAGGQEYVRGYGVTNVDHPTPVDGDTVFRIGSTTKTFTGTVLMRLVEQGKVDLDSPVRRYIPDFAVADESASATVTVRQLLNHTAGWDGRNGQDFGRGDDAVARYVNSMKRLPQLTPPGTAFSYNNAALAVAGHIIELVTGTTYESAAQTLLLDPLQLAHTRYFSDQIIGLNVAASHQVVDGKPLVDTEFWPFPRSCNPTGGLMSTARDQLRYAQFHLGDGTAPGGEQILSRESLEAMRSNPGAGGTLWVELTGMGVTWMLRPSAQNVTIVEHGGTWKGQRSGFFMVPDRGFAMTVLTNSDGGFDLINDLFSCDWALRRFAGVTNMPATPRHMDAVDLAPYEGRYIAEQVSQDGSVEQTVIDFRASDGQLTGSMSVREANQDGENSVRLGLAFYRPDYGLDLGPDNKPTGSRSNFVRGPDGKIAWLCSQHGRLFRRQ; from the coding sequence ATGGCTGTGCGCCGTGGCCGCGCGACCGTTACCGCATGCGTGCGTGCGCTAGATCGACTGCCAGGCGAAATCTCCGCTGCAGTGGTTGAGACGGGGCGCCGCGCTGAGCTCGGCATGGCGTTCGACGAACTCGACGCCAAGATCGACGCGGGCATGGACGCCTATGCGATTCCGGGCGTCGCGGTTGCGATCTGGGCCGGCGGGCAAGAATATGTGCGGGGCTACGGGGTCACCAATGTCGACCACCCGACGCCCGTCGACGGCGACACTGTCTTCCGAATCGGTTCCACCACAAAGACCTTCACAGGCACAGTGTTGATGCGGCTGGTTGAGCAGGGCAAAGTGGACCTGGATTCACCTGTGCGCCGCTACATCCCCGACTTCGCGGTCGCCGATGAGTCGGCCAGCGCCACGGTCACGGTGCGCCAACTGCTCAACCACACCGCAGGCTGGGATGGTCGCAATGGGCAGGACTTCGGGCGCGGCGACGACGCGGTGGCGCGCTACGTCAACTCGATGAAGCGTTTACCGCAACTGACTCCTCCGGGTACCGCTTTTTCGTACAACAATGCAGCTCTTGCGGTGGCGGGCCACATCATCGAGCTTGTCACCGGAACAACCTACGAGTCCGCGGCGCAGACGCTGCTGCTTGATCCGCTGCAGTTGGCTCACACCCGCTATTTTTCCGATCAGATAATCGGCCTGAATGTTGCGGCGTCGCACCAGGTGGTCGACGGCAAACCCCTGGTCGATACCGAATTTTGGCCATTCCCTCGCAGCTGCAATCCCACCGGTGGGTTGATGTCCACGGCGCGAGATCAGCTGCGCTACGCACAGTTTCACCTCGGCGATGGCACGGCGCCTGGCGGCGAGCAGATTCTGAGCCGGGAGTCGCTCGAGGCAATGCGCTCGAACCCGGGGGCGGGCGGAACACTTTGGGTCGAGCTGACGGGGATGGGCGTCACCTGGATGCTGCGGCCCTCCGCGCAGAACGTGACCATCGTCGAGCACGGCGGCACCTGGAAGGGACAACGTTCTGGTTTCTTCATGGTGCCCGATCGCGGCTTCGCCATGACCGTGCTCACCAACTCTGATGGCGGATTCGATCTGATCAACGACCTTTTCTCCTGCGACTGGGCATTGCGCAGATTCGCCGGGGTCACCAACATGCCCGCCACGCCGCGACACATGGACGCCGTCGACCTGGCGCCCTATGAGGGCCGGTACATCGCCGAGCAAGTCTCCCAAGATGGCAGCGTCGAGCAAACCGTCATCGACTTTCGGGCTAGCGACGGCCAGCTCACCGGAAGCATGAGCGTCCGCGAAGCCAACCAGGACGGCGAAAATAGCGTCAGACTGGGCCTCGCCTTCTACCGACCTGACTATGGGCTCGACCTCGGACCCGACAACAAACCCACCGGCAGTCGATCCAACTTCGTCCGCGGACCGGACGGCAAGATCGCCTGGCTCTGCAGCCAGCACGGTCGCCTGTTCCGACGCCAATAG
- a CDS encoding Maf family protein: MTRVVLGSASTGRLKVLRQAGIDPLVTVSGVDEDRLIAELGPKASPDQVVCALAQAKAEDVTAGLERAVAADCVVIGCDSMLYLDGRLCGKPPSVAAARRLWGSMAGRSGQLHTGHCLVRLIDGTVTHREVESGCTTVHFTTPNEADLDAYIDTGEPLRVAGGFTLDGLGGWFVDRIEGDPSNVIGLSLPVLRTLCSRAGVSVVALWADNPLG, from the coding sequence ATGACCCGGGTCGTCCTCGGGTCGGCGTCAACCGGGCGCCTCAAGGTCCTGCGCCAGGCGGGCATCGACCCATTGGTCACCGTCTCCGGCGTCGACGAAGATCGGCTGATCGCCGAACTGGGGCCGAAAGCCTCGCCGGATCAGGTGGTGTGTGCGCTGGCTCAGGCCAAGGCCGAGGATGTCACAGCCGGCCTGGAACGCGCCGTGGCAGCCGATTGTGTTGTCATCGGCTGTGATTCGATGCTGTACCTCGACGGCCGGCTATGCGGCAAACCGCCATCCGTCGCTGCCGCGCGCCGACTCTGGGGTTCGATGGCCGGGCGGTCCGGCCAGCTGCATACCGGACACTGCCTGGTGCGGTTGATCGACGGCACCGTCACTCATCGAGAAGTCGAATCAGGCTGCACCACAGTGCATTTCACTACGCCGAACGAGGCAGATCTGGATGCTTACATCGACACCGGCGAGCCGCTGCGGGTCGCCGGCGGATTCACCCTGGACGGCCTGGGCGGCTGGTTCGTCGACCGCATCGAGGGCGACCCGTCCAACGTGATCGGGCTGAGCCTGCCCGTGCTGCGCACGCTGTGCAGCCGTGCGGGCGTGTCGGTTGTCGCGCTGTGGGCAGACAATCCGCTCGGCTAA
- a CDS encoding acyl-CoA carboxylase subunit epsilon, producing the protein MSDETAEAVDTAAPHQPHIRILRGRPTDAEIAALITVLGSVGGAPAPEQPEKTRWGLPVDKLRYAISNYQRITLQERVHMQR; encoded by the coding sequence ATGAGCGACGAGACCGCCGAGGCCGTGGACACCGCGGCGCCGCACCAGCCGCACATCCGGATCCTGCGGGGCCGCCCGACCGACGCGGAGATCGCGGCGCTGATCACCGTGCTGGGCAGCGTCGGCGGTGCGCCGGCACCCGAGCAGCCGGAGAAGACCCGCTGGGGCCTCCCGGTCGACAAGCTGCGCTACGCGATCAGCAACTACCAGCGAATCACCCTGCAGGAACGCGTACACATGCAGCGATGA
- a CDS encoding acyl-CoA carboxylase subunit beta: MTSVTDHTAEPAAEHTIDIHTTAGKLAELHKRREESLHPVGEEAVEKVHAKGKLTARERILALLDEDSFVELDALAKHRSTNFGLEANRPLGDGVITGYGTIDGRDVCIFSQDATVFGGSLGEVYGEKIVKVQELAIKTGRPLIGINDGAGARIQEGVVSLGLYSRIFRNNILASGVIPQISLIMGAAAGGHVYSPALTDFVVMVDQTSQMFITGPDVIKTVTGEDVTMEELGGAHTHMAKSGTLHYVASGEQDAFDWVRDLLSYLPPNNFTDAPRFAVPAPEGPIEENLTDEDLELDTLIPDSPNQPYDMHEVITRILDDDEFLEVQAGYAQNIVVGFGRVDGRPVGIVANQPTQFAGCLDINASEKAARFVRTCDCFNIPIIMLVDVPGFLPGTGQEYNGIIRRGAKLLFAYGEATVPKITVITRKAYGGAYCVMGSKDMGCDVNLAWPTAQIAVMGASGAVGFVYRQQLKQAAAEGKDVDELRLQLQQEYEDTLVNPYVAAERGYVDSVIPPSHTRGYIATALRLLERKISHLPPKKHGNIPL; this comes from the coding sequence ATGACAAGCGTTACCGACCACACCGCGGAACCCGCTGCCGAGCACACCATCGACATCCACACCACCGCAGGCAAGCTGGCCGAACTGCACAAGCGCCGGGAAGAGTCGCTGCACCCCGTCGGTGAAGAGGCCGTCGAGAAAGTGCACGCCAAGGGCAAGCTGACTGCCCGCGAGCGCATCCTCGCGCTGCTCGACGAGGACTCGTTCGTCGAGCTCGACGCGCTGGCCAAGCACCGCAGCACCAACTTCGGCCTGGAAGCCAACCGGCCGCTCGGTGACGGTGTGATCACCGGTTACGGCACCATCGACGGTCGCGACGTGTGCATCTTCAGCCAGGACGCCACGGTGTTCGGCGGCAGCCTCGGCGAGGTGTACGGCGAGAAGATCGTCAAGGTCCAGGAGCTGGCCATCAAGACCGGCCGCCCGCTGATCGGCATCAACGACGGCGCCGGCGCGCGCATCCAGGAGGGCGTCGTCTCGCTCGGTCTGTACAGCCGCATCTTCCGCAACAACATCCTCGCGTCGGGCGTGATCCCGCAGATCTCGCTGATCATGGGCGCCGCGGCGGGTGGGCACGTCTACTCCCCCGCCCTGACCGACTTCGTGGTGATGGTCGACCAGACCAGCCAGATGTTCATCACCGGGCCCGACGTGATCAAGACCGTCACCGGCGAGGACGTCACCATGGAGGAGCTCGGCGGGGCGCACACCCACATGGCGAAGTCGGGCACGCTGCACTACGTCGCCTCCGGTGAGCAGGACGCCTTCGACTGGGTCCGCGACCTGCTGAGCTACCTGCCCCCCAACAACTTCACGGACGCGCCGCGGTTCGCGGTGCCCGCGCCGGAGGGTCCGATCGAGGAGAACCTCACCGACGAGGATCTCGAGCTGGACACGCTGATCCCGGACTCGCCCAACCAGCCCTACGACATGCACGAGGTGATCACCCGCATCCTCGACGATGACGAGTTCCTGGAGGTCCAGGCGGGTTACGCGCAGAACATCGTCGTCGGATTCGGCCGCGTCGACGGCCGGCCGGTCGGGATCGTGGCCAACCAGCCCACCCAGTTCGCGGGCTGCCTGGATATCAACGCCTCGGAAAAGGCAGCCCGGTTCGTGCGGACCTGCGACTGCTTCAACATCCCGATCATCATGCTGGTGGACGTGCCGGGCTTCCTGCCGGGCACCGGCCAGGAATACAACGGCATCATCCGGCGCGGCGCCAAGCTGCTGTTCGCCTACGGCGAGGCCACCGTCCCCAAGATCACCGTCATCACCCGCAAGGCCTACGGCGGTGCCTACTGCGTCATGGGCTCCAAGGACATGGGCTGCGACGTCAACCTGGCCTGGCCGACCGCGCAGATCGCGGTGATGGGCGCCTCCGGCGCCGTCGGCTTCGTCTACCGCCAGCAGCTCAAGCAGGCGGCCGCCGAAGGCAAGGATGTCGACGAGCTGCGCCTGCAGTTGCAGCAGGAGTACGAGGACACGCTGGTCAACCCGTATGTCGCCGCCGAGCGCGGGTACGTCGACTCGGTCATCCCGCCGTCGCACACCCGCGGTTACATCGCCACGGCGCTGCGCCTGCTGGAACGCAAGATCTCCCACCTGCCGCCGAAGAAGCACGGGAACATACCCCTATGA